A genomic segment from Alteribacillus bidgolensis encodes:
- a CDS encoding flavin reductase family protein has product MDDRMFRIAMGKFATGVTVITTEVDGEVHGMTANAFMSVSLDPKLVLISVGDKARMHDLIKRADKFAVNILSEEQKEMSMIFAGQIKEERNVAFEDFEGTPIIKDSIVNLACNVYDAHEAGDHTLFVGEVLNLNVQDGEPLAFFEGKYKEIS; this is encoded by the coding sequence ATGGATGATCGTATGTTTAGAATAGCGATGGGGAAATTTGCGACAGGCGTAACCGTGATTACAACGGAGGTGGACGGAGAAGTACACGGCATGACTGCCAATGCTTTCATGTCGGTGTCGTTGGATCCAAAACTTGTCCTCATTTCCGTCGGAGATAAAGCCCGCATGCATGACTTAATTAAACGTGCTGATAAATTTGCGGTAAATATATTGTCAGAAGAGCAGAAAGAGATGTCAATGATTTTTGCCGGACAAATCAAAGAAGAAAGAAACGTAGCTTTTGAAGATTTTGAAGGAACGCCGATCATAAAAGATTCCATCGTTAATCTGGCCTGTAACGTGTATGATGCGCACGAAGCTGGGGACCACACCTTATTTGTCGGCGAGGTATTAAATTTAAATGTTCAAGACGGAGAACCGCTTGCTTTCTTTGAAGGAAAATACAAAGAAATAAGCTAA
- a CDS encoding TRAP transporter substrate-binding protein translates to MFNIKVLKYAAMAAASVFILSACSEESNSKSSSETSGESQEFAFSHFFPSNSPMETDIVQGFVTGVKEATEGEVDITSYPGNQLADPDGHFEAAATGVADMGYGVHSYTPGQFPLTSVMELPFLSETSSEGSQMIWDLYEEFPEMQDEYADVMPIWLSTSEPAQIYTVGKQVKSPEDLEGMRVRSPSPEVNAWLEELGAVPVSMPMSDVYEALERGVVDGTVGPTHTLLDYSLKDVIDYVTVGNFYMTTFYGAMNQSSWDSISEENQEAIGEIKGENMVQLIGEVHDAQAKKAEQAAKEAGVEFYEISKEEQEEWERYMQPAIEAWIEDKESKRLPGQEIYDRAVELSNE, encoded by the coding sequence ATGTTTAATATAAAAGTTCTGAAATATGCTGCTATGGCTGCTGCAAGTGTATTTATACTCAGTGCTTGTTCAGAGGAATCTAATTCTAAAAGTTCTTCCGAAACATCCGGGGAATCACAAGAATTTGCCTTTTCACATTTTTTTCCTTCCAATAGTCCGATGGAAACAGATATTGTCCAAGGGTTTGTAACGGGGGTTAAAGAAGCGACGGAAGGAGAAGTTGACATTACATCTTATCCGGGGAACCAACTTGCTGATCCAGATGGACACTTTGAAGCAGCTGCTACAGGTGTGGCAGACATGGGTTATGGTGTACATAGTTATACACCCGGACAGTTCCCTCTTACCTCGGTTATGGAGCTTCCTTTCTTGAGTGAAACGTCTTCAGAAGGTTCGCAGATGATATGGGATTTATATGAAGAATTTCCAGAAATGCAAGACGAATATGCCGATGTGATGCCGATATGGCTTTCAACATCTGAACCTGCACAAATTTACACAGTTGGCAAGCAAGTAAAAAGCCCTGAAGATTTGGAAGGAATGAGAGTACGTTCTCCTTCCCCAGAGGTTAATGCATGGCTTGAAGAATTAGGTGCTGTTCCTGTTTCTATGCCGATGAGTGATGTGTATGAAGCGCTCGAACGTGGAGTAGTAGATGGCACCGTCGGCCCTACTCATACTTTGCTGGACTATAGCTTAAAAGATGTTATTGACTATGTAACGGTTGGTAATTTCTATATGACAACGTTTTATGGGGCAATGAACCAATCCAGCTGGGATTCCATTAGTGAAGAAAACCAGGAAGCGATTGGCGAAATCAAGGGAGAAAATATGGTTCAATTGATCGGCGAGGTTCATGATGCTCAAGCAAAAAAAGCAGAGCAGGCAGCCAAAGAGGCTGGAGTGGAATTTTATGAAATAAGTAAAGAGGAACAAGAAGAATGGGAGAGATACATGCAGCCAGCTATTGAAGCCTGGATTGAAGATAAAGAAAGCAAAAGGCTCCCAGGGCAAGAAATTTATGACAGAGCCGTTGAATTAAGCAATGAATAA